TGGACCATGCCCTCCGAGCAGCCTCCGCTGAAGGGCGAGGCGCGCTACCTGCGCATGGTGGACCTGTGCCACCGCTACGGCGCGCTCACGCCGGAGGACCCGTACCCGCGCTGGCCCGGAGAAGGCCCGCCCCGCGTCATCGTCCCCATGTTCCTGGGCTACGACTACACCTTCCGCCCGGACACCGTGCCCGCGGACAAGGCGCTGGAGTGGGCCTGGGAGGACGACCTGATGTGCACGGACGAGGTGCTCCTGCATCCGGAGCCCTACCCCACCCGTCAGGCCTGGTGTCACGCGCGCGTGGAGCGCACCCGCGCGCGGCTGGAGCGGCTGCCGCCGGAGTGCTCCACCATCCTCATCAACCACTACCCGCTGCGCTACGAGCACGTGCGGCTGCCGCGCATCCCGCGCTTCTCCATCTGGTGCGGCACGCGCCTCACCGAGGACTGGCACACGCGCTACCGCGCGGAGGTGGTGGTGACAGGGCACCTGCACATGCCCTCCACGCTGTGGCGAGACGGCGTGCGCTTCGAGGAGGTCTCCCTGGGCTACCCCATGCAGTGGCGTCACCGGGGCGGCCTGGAGCGCTGCCTGCGCGAGGTGCTCCCCGGTCCCCAGCCCGTCCCCCAGCCGTGACGGCGTGAGTCATCGCCCGGTGCGGGCCGCGTCACCCCGCCGTGCGTTTGACGGTGTGCGGCCCGCGGGCGTGTAGTCGCGCGCCATGCCCGAGCCCTCCACCGCTGGCCCTGTCGAACTCTCCG
The sequence above is drawn from the Corallococcus sp. NCRR genome and encodes:
- a CDS encoding metallophosphoesterase family protein; this translates as MKLYAISDLHLRHKENHEALAALAPRPEDWLIVGGDVGETLADMELMLRTLTARFRQVVWVPGNHELWTMPSEQPPLKGEARYLRMVDLCHRYGALTPEDPYPRWPGEGPPRVIVPMFLGYDYTFRPDTVPADKALEWAWEDDLMCTDEVLLHPEPYPTRQAWCHARVERTRARLERLPPECSTILINHYPLRYEHVRLPRIPRFSIWCGTRLTEDWHTRYRAEVVVTGHLHMPSTLWRDGVRFEEVSLGYPMQWRHRGGLERCLREVLPGPQPVPQP